A stretch of Chitinophaga caeni DNA encodes these proteins:
- a CDS encoding SLBB domain-containing protein: MKKLLLVQLLLLFMSITAMAQVPTVDPEALKQVNIDQLSDAQIKQIVTEMQKNGVTLDNIDSYAEAKGIPAAQVSKLKQRIRTLNLEGDLSAANKGNADNNLYDGERSVDWEAGGQTKPSKKGVQSKVYGAQLFSNKNLTFEPNLRMATPPNYRLATGDELLIDVYGYNETQMRLKVNAEGYIRVPNLGPIYVNGLTIEDATRRITKQLATIYSAINTGNTSVQVNLGNIRSIRVLLIGEIETPGSYTLPSLATIANALYVSGGPNNNGSFRDIQLIRNGQPVVTFDLYDFLNKGDLSNNLVLQDQDIIKVNPYQTRVELSGGVKTPGIFEVKPGETLKDVIRYAGGYTDAAYKELIRGFRINNREREVIDIPQAEIATYELHSGDKFEVDSVLNRFSNRVVISGAVFHPGNYSLESGMTIKDLISKADGVREEASLTRGLIRRFKEDMTPQMINFNVKDVLSGASNIQLRREDSVIIYNKFELQEDFTVHISGLVNIPGRFSYAEGMQLEDLILLAGGLQDAASLQRVEISRRIRSQENTGNDTALAIIQHFDITPGMAVSNEMTHFELQPFDEVMVRKSPSYTEQADVNIGGEVLYPGSYTINSKKERISDLIRRSGGLRPDAYAEGAVMVRRTFVNASDSVLLHNKLEVYYNKLEDSASVNRFKSDVQRNMQLVNIDLPAILKKPGSKDDLFLEEGDIIRVPKKLQTVQVFGEIYFPKKIRFTKENSFRDYVRGAGGFTAQALKRRSYIVYANGTVKGTKKVLFFNSYPKLKPGAEIYVPAKASQRGLSGQEVLGISTGVASLALIITTIINNL, from the coding sequence ATGAAAAAATTATTGTTGGTTCAACTGTTGCTGCTATTCATGAGTATAACTGCTATGGCACAGGTACCTACCGTTGATCCGGAAGCACTGAAACAGGTGAATATCGACCAATTGTCTGATGCCCAAATCAAACAGATTGTGACCGAAATGCAGAAAAACGGGGTAACCTTGGATAACATCGATAGTTATGCCGAGGCTAAGGGGATACCCGCAGCACAGGTCAGCAAATTGAAACAACGCATCCGCACCCTGAACCTGGAAGGCGACCTTTCTGCCGCCAACAAGGGAAATGCTGATAATAACTTGTACGACGGTGAACGCAGTGTAGATTGGGAAGCCGGCGGTCAAACCAAGCCGTCAAAAAAGGGTGTTCAATCTAAAGTTTACGGGGCGCAGCTATTCAGCAATAAAAACTTAACCTTCGAACCGAATCTCAGGATGGCGACCCCGCCCAATTATCGCCTCGCAACCGGGGACGAACTGTTGATCGATGTTTACGGTTATAACGAAACACAGATGAGGCTGAAGGTGAACGCGGAAGGTTATATCCGTGTACCAAACCTGGGTCCTATCTACGTAAACGGCCTTACAATCGAGGATGCCACCCGCAGGATTACCAAGCAATTAGCCACAATTTATAGCGCCATCAATACCGGCAACACATCGGTACAGGTAAACCTGGGGAATATCCGCAGTATCCGCGTGCTACTGATAGGAGAAATTGAAACCCCCGGCTCCTATACCCTACCCTCGCTAGCTACTATAGCCAATGCTTTATATGTTTCCGGCGGACCTAACAACAATGGTTCTTTCAGGGATATCCAGCTCATCAGGAACGGGCAACCAGTTGTAACCTTCGATTTATACGACTTCTTAAACAAAGGGGATCTTTCCAATAACTTGGTATTACAGGATCAAGACATTATCAAGGTAAACCCTTACCAAACAAGGGTAGAGCTATCCGGCGGCGTGAAAACACCGGGTATTTTCGAAGTGAAGCCCGGCGAAACTTTGAAAGACGTCATCCGTTATGCCGGTGGGTATACCGACGCGGCATATAAAGAGTTGATCCGCGGTTTCAGGATCAATAACCGGGAACGCGAGGTGATCGATATCCCGCAGGCCGAGATAGCTACTTACGAATTACATTCGGGCGATAAATTTGAAGTTGATTCGGTGTTGAACCGCTTTTCAAACCGCGTTGTTATCAGCGGGGCGGTGTTTCATCCCGGTAATTACTCCCTTGAGAGCGGCATGACAATAAAGGATCTCATCTCAAAAGCTGATGGTGTAAGGGAAGAAGCATCCTTGACACGTGGTTTGATTCGCCGTTTTAAGGAAGACATGACCCCCCAGATGATCAATTTCAATGTGAAGGATGTATTATCCGGCGCATCGAATATTCAACTGCGAAGGGAAGACAGTGTTATCATCTATAATAAATTTGAATTACAAGAAGATTTTACAGTACATATCAGCGGGCTGGTAAATATTCCGGGCAGATTCAGCTATGCTGAAGGGATGCAGTTGGAGGACCTGATTTTATTAGCCGGGGGCTTACAGGATGCAGCTTCCTTGCAGCGCGTGGAAATCTCCCGCCGGATCCGCAGCCAGGAAAATACCGGCAACGATACTGCTTTGGCGATTATCCAGCATTTTGATATTACGCCGGGCATGGCCGTAAGCAACGAGATGACGCATTTTGAATTGCAACCGTTTGACGAGGTGATGGTACGGAAGTCGCCATCGTATACGGAACAAGCGGATGTAAATATCGGGGGGGAAGTTCTTTACCCGGGTAGTTACACGATCAATTCAAAGAAAGAGCGTATTTCGGATTTGATTAGACGCTCGGGTGGGTTAAGGCCCGATGCTTATGCGGAAGGTGCGGTGATGGTCAGGAGAACCTTTGTTAACGCGTCGGATTCGGTATTGCTGCATAACAAGCTGGAAGTATATTATAACAAGTTGGAAGACAGTGCGAGTGTCAATAGGTTTAAAAGTGATGTACAGCGTAACATGCAATTGGTGAATATCGATTTACCTGCAATATTGAAAAAACCGGGATCAAAAGATGATCTGTTTTTAGAAGAAGGTGATATTATCCGGGTACCTAAGAAATTGCAGACGGTTCAAGTATTCGGAGAGATTTATTTCCCCAAGAAGATTCGATTTACGAAAGAGAATAGCTTTAGAGATTATGTTAGAGGGGCCGGAGGGTTTACAGCGCAGGCTTTGAAGAGGAGGAGTTATATTGTATACGCGAATGGTACAGTGAAGGGAACGAAGAAAGTACTGTTTTTTAATAGTTACCCGAAGTTGAAGCCGGGAGCGGAGATTTATGTGCCGGCGAAGGCGAGCCAGCGGGGATTATCTGGGCAGGAGGTATTAGGGATCAGTACTGGGGTGGCTTCATTGGCATTAATTATTACAACTATAATCAATAATCTTTAG
- a CDS encoding acyltransferase, producing the protein MSPQNFIHPSAIVDEGAAIGAGTKIWHFSHIMSNSIIGENCNIGQNVVVSPEVVLGNNVKVQNNVSIYTGVICEDDVFLGPSCVFTNIINPRSHINRRGSYARTIVRKGASIGANATIVCGHDIGEFAFIGAGAVVTKTVAPYALVVGNPAKQIGWISEYGHRLIFDEHNKAICPESQQVYILINNSVKRIK; encoded by the coding sequence ATGAGCCCCCAGAATTTTATACATCCATCAGCAATAGTAGATGAAGGTGCGGCTATTGGAGCCGGCACAAAAATTTGGCATTTTTCCCATATTATGTCTAATTCTATAATTGGTGAAAACTGTAATATTGGGCAAAATGTGGTTGTCTCTCCGGAAGTCGTCTTAGGTAATAATGTTAAGGTTCAGAATAATGTTTCTATTTATACCGGTGTAATTTGCGAAGATGATGTTTTCCTCGGACCTTCGTGCGTATTTACAAACATTATAAATCCCAGGAGTCATATTAATAGGCGTGGAAGTTATGCACGAACAATAGTAAGAAAAGGGGCAAGCATAGGAGCGAATGCTACAATTGTCTGTGGGCATGATATTGGGGAGTTTGCATTTATAGGTGCAGGGGCTGTCGTCACTAAAACTGTAGCTCCATACGCATTGGTCGTAGGGAATCCTGCTAAACAGATTGGATGGATCAGCGAATATGGGCATAGATTAATTTTTGATGAACATAATAAAGCGATATGCCCTGAAAGTCAACAAGTGTATATATTAATTAATAATAGTGTTAAGAGAATAAAATAA
- a CDS encoding ABC transporter permease codes for MGNAMVYFNNIFSSSGSLEVKPPGPFRVMVRKEVGDYIRSWRFIIMLLLILLTFLGSMYVSMANIKQAVSNVNDPDRLFVYLKLLTTSDGTLPTFHIFISFLGPLLGIAMGFDAINSEHNNGTLIRLMAQPIYRDNLLLAKFCAAIFVISAMFCCLVLLMLGAGIIITGILPGGVELLRILAFIIMSIVYVGFWLSLSICLSVKFKHAATSALTAIGIWLFFTVFYQIIVKMVVSTMLPDPRTLSEAGVLHYNNLILSFFRLAPNQLYTDAATTLLMPSVRSLGPLTMEQMAGAIPSPLPFKESLMIVWPQVTGMLAATTAFFALTYFLFMRKEIRS; via the coding sequence ATGGGAAATGCAATGGTTTATTTCAATAATATATTTTCAAGTTCAGGAAGCCTAGAAGTGAAGCCACCGGGTCCTTTCCGGGTAATGGTTCGCAAAGAGGTGGGAGATTATATACGTAGTTGGCGGTTCATTATCATGTTATTGTTGATATTATTAACCTTCCTCGGATCAATGTATGTTTCGATGGCCAACATTAAGCAGGCGGTTAGTAATGTCAATGACCCGGATCGCTTATTTGTATACCTGAAATTACTAACCACGTCTGACGGAACATTACCAACTTTCCATATTTTTATAAGTTTTCTCGGGCCCTTGCTGGGGATTGCAATGGGTTTCGATGCCATTAACTCGGAACATAATAACGGTACCTTGATCCGTTTGATGGCGCAGCCTATCTACCGTGATAATTTATTGCTAGCAAAATTTTGCGCCGCTATATTTGTGATTAGCGCTATGTTCTGTTGCTTGGTATTACTGATGCTTGGCGCCGGGATAATCATAACAGGGATCTTACCTGGAGGCGTGGAACTACTACGTATACTTGCGTTTATTATCATGAGTATCGTATACGTTGGCTTTTGGTTAAGTCTTTCGATTTGCTTGTCCGTTAAATTTAAGCATGCGGCTACATCGGCGCTTACAGCCATAGGCATATGGTTGTTCTTCACTGTTTTTTATCAAATTATAGTTAAGATGGTAGTATCAACGATGCTACCTGACCCCCGAACTTTATCCGAAGCCGGGGTTTTGCATTATAATAATTTGATACTTTCATTTTTCAGGTTAGCACCTAATCAGTTATATACAGATGCTGCTACAACTTTGTTGATGCCATCGGTGCGAAGTTTAGGCCCCTTGACAATGGAGCAGATGGCTGGGGCAATCCCTTCACCATTGCCATTTAAAGAAAGCTTAATGATAGTTTGGCCGCAGGTTACAGGCATGTTGGCCGCAACGACCGCATTTTTTGCGTTGACATATTTTCTTTTTATGAGGAAGGAAATCAGGTCTTGA
- a CDS encoding DegT/DnrJ/EryC1/StrS family aminotransferase — protein sequence MRELQMVDLKSQYNKIKEEVAFSIFECIEDATFINGPQVKSFAQNLSEYLGVKSVVPCGNGTDALQIAMMALDLQPGDEVIVPSFTYIATAEVICLLGLIPVMVDVDPFTFNIDVKELEKAITPKTRAIVPVHLFGQSVPMEEIMTIANKYGIYVIEDTAQAIGAKYTFSDGRTTSVGSIGHIGCTSFFPSKNLGCYGDGGAIFTNDLELGAKIRMIANHGQERKYVHKCIGVNSRLDSLQAAVLNVKLKYLNEYAEARYRAAAYYSKSLKGIEGIVTPIEVPFSTHVYHQYTLITMDGRRDELKLFLENNNVPSMIYYPIPLFEQDAFQGKGIKVGNLPVTTELCKSVISLPMHTELSIDQQDYIVERIRDFFKNT from the coding sequence ATGCGAGAACTTCAAATGGTAGACCTAAAAAGTCAATACAATAAAATAAAGGAAGAGGTTGCTTTTTCCATTTTCGAATGCATAGAAGATGCCACTTTTATAAATGGGCCTCAAGTTAAATCGTTTGCACAGAATTTATCGGAATATCTAGGCGTAAAAAGCGTTGTTCCGTGTGGAAATGGTACAGATGCATTACAAATCGCCATGATGGCTCTTGATTTGCAACCAGGTGATGAAGTAATTGTACCTTCATTTACTTACATCGCTACTGCTGAAGTAATATGCCTTCTTGGTTTGATACCAGTGATGGTTGACGTTGATCCATTCACTTTTAATATAGACGTGAAAGAGTTGGAAAAGGCTATTACACCTAAAACTAGAGCTATAGTTCCGGTACACCTATTTGGCCAGTCAGTTCCCATGGAAGAAATTATGACTATTGCTAATAAATATGGTATCTATGTAATAGAAGATACAGCACAGGCGATTGGAGCAAAGTATACATTTTCTGATGGAAGAACAACTTCGGTTGGAAGTATTGGACATATAGGTTGTACATCATTTTTTCCTTCAAAAAACTTGGGGTGCTATGGGGATGGAGGAGCTATATTTACAAATGATCTTGAACTAGGGGCAAAGATCAGGATGATTGCCAATCATGGACAGGAAAGAAAGTATGTGCATAAGTGCATAGGTGTGAATTCCCGATTAGATTCTCTGCAAGCTGCTGTTTTGAATGTTAAATTAAAATATTTAAATGAGTATGCAGAAGCTAGGTATAGGGCAGCAGCATATTATTCAAAAAGTTTGAAAGGAATCGAAGGTATTGTTACTCCTATTGAAGTGCCTTTTTCTACCCATGTTTATCATCAATATACCTTAATTACAATGGATGGTCGAAGAGATGAATTGAAATTATTTTTGGAAAACAATAATGTACCATCTATGATATACTATCCCATTCCGCTATTTGAACAAGATGCTTTTCAAGGAAAGGGGATTAAAGTCGGGAATCTTCCTGTAACAACCGAATTATGTAAATCGGTGATTTCATTACCAATGCATACTGAACTATCGATAGATCAGCAAGACTATATTGTAGAAAGGATTAGAGATTTTTTTAAAAACACCTAA
- a CDS encoding RNA polymerase sigma factor, giving the protein MSSAEFNTLLLSNADFLKPFAITLTKDAESAKDLFQETMFRAISNQEKYLAGTNIRAWLYTIMRNIFINNYRRKSKQHLCFDNSSNDFLLNSNQVIIGNHAEAGLRVKDIQVAVHGLPVIFKKPFLLYLDGFKYFEIAELLDEPLGTIKSRIHFARKMLKAQVARH; this is encoded by the coding sequence ATGTCATCCGCTGAATTCAACACCCTATTATTGAGCAACGCTGATTTTCTCAAGCCCTTTGCTATTACTCTTACCAAAGACGCCGAATCAGCTAAAGATCTCTTCCAAGAAACAATGTTCCGAGCCATTTCCAACCAGGAAAAATACCTGGCAGGTACCAACATCCGGGCATGGCTGTACACCATCATGAGGAACATATTTATTAACAATTACAGGCGTAAATCAAAACAGCACCTTTGCTTTGACAATTCCTCCAACGATTTCCTGTTAAACTCTAACCAAGTGATTATCGGGAATCATGCCGAGGCCGGACTCAGGGTCAAAGACATACAGGTTGCTGTACATGGTTTGCCGGTAATCTTTAAAAAACCTTTCCTCCTGTATCTCGACGGTTTCAAATATTTCGAAATCGCGGAATTGCTGGATGAACCCCTGGGTACTATTAAAAGCCGTATCCACTTTGCACGGAAAATGCTGAAAGCACAAGTAGCCCGGCATTAA
- a CDS encoding glycoside hydrolase family 130 protein yields MFYSTKSLPKGILFFSLMAIAVISNGCFQKEAKQEKAGVNQLPDWAMGGFVRPAGINPVISPLGQSQFLDPMKDSLVAWESNDTFNPAAAVKDSQIVVLYRAEDKSGVGIGFRTSRLGYASSNDGLHFDRKNTPVFYPADDDQKEYEWPGGTEDPRVAVTEEGTYVMFYTQWNRKTPRLGVATSKDLVNWEKHGPIFKDNKTFPQLFNEAHKSASILTKLVNDRQVITKINGRYWLYWGERGVYGATSDDLVHWEPVVDEAGKLKAFISPRKGYFDSDLTECGPPAIMTDKGIILLYNGKNNPKNGDKRFNKGTYSAGQVLFDKNDPTKVLERLDVPFLRPMESFEKSGQYVDGTVFIEGLVYFKKKWFLYYGCADSRVAVAVFDPENPAPADPLPGGALPVTK; encoded by the coding sequence ATGTTTTATTCCACGAAGTCATTACCGAAAGGAATCCTATTTTTCTCATTGATGGCAATTGCCGTTATCTCTAACGGCTGTTTTCAGAAAGAAGCTAAGCAAGAAAAAGCAGGGGTTAACCAGTTACCCGATTGGGCCATGGGTGGATTTGTAAGGCCCGCCGGTATCAACCCCGTAATTTCCCCGTTAGGGCAAAGTCAATTTTTAGATCCAATGAAAGATTCACTGGTAGCCTGGGAGTCCAATGATACGTTCAATCCCGCTGCCGCCGTTAAAGACAGCCAGATCGTTGTTTTATACCGTGCCGAAGACAAGTCGGGTGTTGGTATCGGTTTTAGAACATCCAGGTTGGGATATGCCTCCAGCAATGATGGTCTACATTTCGACAGGAAAAACACCCCCGTTTTTTACCCGGCTGATGATGATCAAAAAGAATATGAATGGCCGGGAGGAACGGAAGATCCTAGGGTTGCCGTGACGGAAGAAGGTACCTATGTTATGTTCTACACGCAGTGGAACCGTAAAACGCCGCGCTTGGGTGTTGCTACTTCTAAGGACCTGGTTAATTGGGAGAAACATGGCCCCATTTTCAAGGACAATAAAACATTTCCCCAACTTTTTAATGAGGCGCATAAATCAGCATCCATCCTCACGAAACTGGTCAATGATCGCCAGGTAATTACCAAGATCAACGGCCGTTATTGGTTATATTGGGGAGAAAGGGGCGTGTACGGAGCCACCTCCGATGACCTGGTGCATTGGGAACCGGTAGTTGATGAAGCAGGTAAGTTGAAAGCCTTCATCTCACCGAGGAAAGGTTACTTCGATAGTGATCTAACAGAATGCGGCCCCCCGGCAATCATGACCGACAAGGGCATTATCCTGCTTTACAATGGCAAGAACAATCCTAAAAATGGGGATAAACGATTTAACAAGGGCACTTACAGCGCTGGCCAAGTTTTATTTGACAAAAACGATCCTACCAAAGTACTGGAGCGCTTGGATGTTCCGTTTTTAAGGCCAATGGAATCTTTTGAGAAAAGTGGTCAATATGTTGACGGGACTGTATTCATCGAAGGACTTGTTTATTTTAAAAAGAAATGGTTCCTGTATTATGGTTGCGCTGATTCGAGGGTGGCGGTTGCCGTATTTGATCCGGAAAACCCGGCTCCAGCGGATCCTTTGCCCGGCGGAGCGCTGCCTGTAACCAAGTAG
- a CDS encoding GumC domain-containing protein, which yields MGSNDSISVGGKQNGLSLKEIIISINGWSKYILSKWLVYIIVGIIGAGIGLLLASIQKDKYEANLTFVIENSQSGDLSSYAGLASQFGIDLGGTVRSGIFSGDNILEFLKSRMLIEKTLLLPIEKNGKGYSMADYYLNISDLKKESNSAISFPLEIPRAKLDRMQDSVLNIIYTKITESNLKISKLDKKLDFIQVRFTSKDELFSKIFTENLVKEAIDFYINTKIQRYNTNIDRLQMKADSIEKLLNQSTVELARIQDINLNAVRRVAGVSNELAQRNKTILQTMYIEVVKNLELTKISLVQERPIIQIIDKPLMPLKNVKIGKVRATFIGAFVSMVLAFMMVVVMKLYKNIMAE from the coding sequence ATGGGTAGTAACGATTCTATTTCGGTAGGGGGTAAGCAGAATGGTTTGTCCTTAAAGGAAATTATCATTTCAATAAATGGATGGAGCAAATATATTCTCTCGAAATGGTTGGTGTATATTATAGTTGGCATAATAGGAGCTGGTATTGGGTTATTATTAGCTTCTATTCAGAAAGATAAATACGAAGCTAATCTTACCTTTGTGATAGAAAATAGTCAATCAGGTGATTTAAGTTCATACGCTGGTCTAGCAAGTCAATTCGGAATTGATTTGGGAGGAACAGTGAGAAGTGGAATATTTAGCGGGGACAATATTCTAGAATTTTTGAAGTCGAGAATGTTAATAGAAAAGACATTGTTATTACCTATTGAGAAGAACGGGAAAGGGTATTCAATGGCGGATTATTATCTAAATATTAGTGATCTAAAAAAGGAATCAAATAGTGCAATTAGTTTTCCATTAGAAATCCCAAGAGCGAAACTTGACAGAATGCAAGATAGCGTCCTGAATATTATTTACACGAAAATTACTGAATCCAATTTAAAAATTTCAAAATTAGACAAAAAGCTTGATTTTATACAGGTTCGATTTACATCTAAAGATGAGTTATTTAGTAAAATATTTACAGAAAACTTAGTTAAGGAAGCCATTGATTTTTACATTAACACCAAGATACAAAGGTATAATACTAATATAGATCGCTTGCAGATGAAAGCTGACTCGATTGAGAAACTATTGAATCAAAGTACAGTAGAGCTTGCGAGAATTCAAGATATAAATTTAAATGCAGTAAGAAGAGTTGCAGGAGTGTCAAATGAACTGGCGCAAAGAAATAAGACCATTTTACAAACAATGTATATAGAAGTAGTAAAAAATCTAGAACTAACTAAGATTTCCCTGGTGCAAGAAAGGCCAATTATACAAATAATTGATAAGCCTTTAATGCCTCTTAAAAATGTTAAGATAGGGAAAGTGAGGGCAACTTTTATCGGTGCATTTGTTTCTATGGTTTTAGCTTTCATGATGGTTGTCGTGATGAAGCTTTATAAAAATATAATGGCAGAATAA
- a CDS encoding ester cyclase — translation MKHLMILLLMQLQVMGLGAQTQANYSPSEKTTNNMENKEIIRELYEEILNKRAFDKLDQIISPGYAGIDQQKGAKAFKKPILPLIAAFPGLKWELDHIVAEGDQVVACWHVTGTQEGPLPGIAATGKTVNSFGMAIYKLEAGQIVASEVHTDRLDFLQQLGVLPADVNAIPKPATTGSVYFIDQFKVPNEALPAFEQRMALNREMIKKMEGFEGDTIYKFSSGDTTQLITVAHWRDAAALEQAKNKVIASYQAEGFDMPAQLKAWGIQMERGIYKAVLK, via the coding sequence ATGAAACACTTGATGATATTGCTGCTAATGCAGTTGCAGGTTATGGGCCTGGGGGCGCAAACGCAGGCTAATTATTCACCATCAGAAAAAACGACAAACAATATGGAAAACAAAGAAATTATCCGGGAACTGTATGAAGAAATTTTGAATAAAAGGGCATTTGATAAATTGGATCAAATCATCTCTCCTGGATATGCAGGCATTGATCAACAAAAAGGGGCCAAAGCATTTAAGAAGCCCATCCTACCCTTGATAGCCGCTTTCCCGGGTTTGAAATGGGAATTGGATCATATTGTTGCAGAAGGAGACCAGGTCGTAGCGTGCTGGCATGTAACTGGCACACAAGAAGGACCTTTACCAGGAATCGCTGCAACCGGTAAAACGGTTAACAGTTTCGGAATGGCAATCTACAAGCTGGAAGCCGGGCAAATCGTGGCTTCCGAGGTACATACCGATCGGTTGGATTTCTTGCAACAATTGGGTGTTTTACCAGCCGATGTAAACGCTATTCCGAAGCCAGCAACGACCGGAAGTGTGTATTTTATAGATCAGTTCAAAGTTCCCAACGAAGCATTGCCGGCTTTTGAGCAAAGGATGGCCCTTAACAGGGAAATGATTAAGAAGATGGAAGGGTTCGAAGGGGACACCATTTACAAATTCTCATCAGGCGATACAACGCAATTGATCACCGTGGCCCATTGGAGGGATGCAGCAGCCCTAGAACAGGCTAAAAACAAGGTAATTGCAAGCTACCAGGCAGAAGGCTTCGATATGCCAGCACAATTAAAAGCCTGGGGCATTCAAATGGAGCGCGGGATATACAAAGCAGTCTTGAAATAG
- a CDS encoding nucleotide sugar dehydrogenase, producing MKLENTKIAIIGLGYVGLPLAIEFGKKYNVIGFDINRKRVDELSRKEDHTKEADLEALSAVVDLYPQTGGKKGLKFSCEINDIKDQNVFIVTVPTPINEFKSPDLTPLLRATEMLAKILKKGDIVIYESTVYPGCTEEDCVPLLEKISGLRFNLDFYCGYSPERINPGDKVNTLVKIKKVTSGSTPLIADFVDSLYASIILAGTHKAPSLKVAEASKAIENAQRDVNISFVNELALIFDRLGIDTTDVIEAAGTKWNFLKYKPGLVGGHCIGVDPYYLAHKAESLGYHPQVILSGRRVNDNMGMFVASKVVKLLIQKCHKISGSKSLILGITFKENCPDIRNSRVIDIYNELIQYGINVDVYDPHANPQQVAEEYGIKLIDTIESQYDSIIIAVAHDDFLTIDFKLLKNSHEAVIFDTKSCVERTLVDARL from the coding sequence ATGAAGCTAGAAAATACCAAAATTGCTATCATCGGACTTGGATACGTTGGCCTACCGTTAGCTATTGAATTTGGTAAAAAGTATAATGTTATAGGGTTCGATATAAATAGGAAGAGGGTAGATGAATTGTCAAGAAAGGAAGATCATACTAAAGAAGCTGATTTAGAAGCTTTATCAGCTGTTGTTGATTTGTACCCTCAAACTGGTGGAAAGAAAGGGCTTAAATTTTCGTGTGAAATAAACGATATTAAAGATCAGAATGTTTTTATCGTAACTGTCCCAACTCCTATTAATGAATTCAAATCCCCCGATCTTACGCCTTTATTGAGAGCAACTGAAATGCTTGCAAAAATATTGAAAAAAGGTGATATCGTTATTTATGAATCTACTGTATATCCAGGTTGTACTGAAGAGGATTGTGTGCCACTTTTAGAAAAAATATCCGGCTTGCGGTTTAATTTGGATTTTTATTGCGGGTATTCTCCAGAAAGGATTAACCCCGGAGATAAAGTGAATACTTTGGTGAAGATAAAGAAAGTGACTTCCGGTTCTACACCGTTAATTGCCGATTTTGTTGACTCCTTATATGCAAGTATTATCTTGGCAGGCACACATAAAGCGCCAAGTTTGAAAGTGGCTGAAGCGTCTAAAGCAATTGAAAATGCACAAAGGGATGTGAATATAAGTTTTGTAAATGAGTTAGCATTGATCTTTGATAGGTTGGGAATTGATACTACGGATGTAATCGAAGCCGCAGGTACAAAATGGAATTTTTTAAAATATAAACCAGGTTTAGTTGGAGGCCATTGTATAGGGGTTGACCCGTATTATTTAGCTCACAAGGCAGAATCCTTAGGCTATCATCCCCAAGTTATACTTTCAGGGAGAAGAGTCAATGATAATATGGGTATGTTCGTTGCAAGTAAGGTTGTAAAACTATTAATCCAGAAATGCCATAAAATTAGTGGGTCAAAGTCATTGATTTTAGGAATAACATTTAAAGAAAACTGCCCAGATATAAGGAATTCCAGGGTTATTGATATCTATAATGAATTAATTCAATATGGAATTAACGTTGATGTATATGATCCACATGCAAATCCTCAACAGGTTGCAGAGGAATACGGTATAAAGTTAATTGATACAATTGAATCGCAATATGATTCAATAATCATAGCTGTAGCACACGATGATTTTTTAACTATTGACTTTAAGCTGCTTAAGAACAGCCACGAAGCGGTGATTTTTGATACAAAGTCCTGTGTTGAAAGAACTTTAGTAGATGCAAGATTATAA
- the idi gene encoding isopentenyl-diphosphate Delta-isomerase — MQQTAPLILVNESDEPIGTMEKMQAHREGLLHRAFSIFIFNRKRQMLLHQRADEKYHSGGLWTNACCSHPIPGEELIISAQRRLQEEMGFQCPLEEIFSFVYKAELDNNLVEHEFDHVLVGTYEGDIVPNKEEVQDFGYYSVDDIQRLLEKNPEDFTAWFKIAFPKVMDWVFVSGGK; from the coding sequence ATGCAACAAACCGCTCCCCTGATACTTGTTAACGAATCAGACGAACCCATCGGCACCATGGAAAAGATGCAAGCGCACCGCGAAGGTTTGCTACACCGCGCTTTTTCCATATTCATATTCAATAGGAAACGTCAAATGCTCTTGCACCAAAGGGCTGATGAAAAATATCATAGCGGTGGCTTGTGGACAAATGCTTGCTGTAGTCACCCCATCCCGGGTGAAGAACTTATTATAAGCGCCCAAAGAAGATTACAAGAAGAGATGGGCTTCCAATGCCCCCTTGAAGAAATATTCTCCTTCGTTTATAAAGCCGAACTTGATAATAACCTCGTTGAGCATGAATTCGATCATGTATTAGTAGGCACTTATGAAGGAGATATCGTTCCGAATAAGGAAGAGGTGCAAGATTTCGGTTATTACTCCGTCGATGATATTCAAAGATTATTAGAAAAGAACCCCGAAGATTTTACAGCCTGGTTTAAAATCGCATTCCCGAAAGTGATGGATTGGGTCTTCGTAAGTGGCGGCAAATAA